Proteins encoded together in one Miscanthus floridulus cultivar M001 chromosome 16, ASM1932011v1, whole genome shotgun sequence window:
- the LOC136513080 gene encoding uncharacterized protein — protein MGEQSLSQPKPQPLSPPPSPPASAASPAPAPASASASVASTSRTTRAAASRPKKEANPSPDPNPAKKPRLTFSIPGRPGRPLSAVGEVGVAISHLRAADPALAAVIDAHEPPVFQCPHRPFHSLVRSILYQQLAFKAAASVYSRFLSLLGGEAGVAPDAVLALTPHQLRQIGVSPRKASYLHDLARKYADGILSDSAIVNMDDRSLAAMLTMVKGIGAWSVHMFMIFSLARPDVLPSADLGVRKGVQMLYALEDVPRPSQMDKLCERWRPYRSVGAWYMWRLIESKVPQPAPAIPVGSLALPSPDGQITLQQQQQQQQTVIQMIDPLQMLPGMG, from the coding sequence ATGGGCGAGCAATCCCTCTCCCAGCCCAAGCCCCAGCCTCTCTCCCCGCCCCCGTCGCCTCCCGCCTCCGCCGCGTcgccggccccggccccggcctcCGCATCTGCCTCtgtcgcctccacctcccgcACCACCAGAGCCGCGGCCTCGCGCCCCAAGAAGGAGGCGAACCCATCGCCAGACCCCAACCCGGCCAAGAAGCCCCGCCTGACGTTCTCGATCCCGGGCCGGCCGGGCCGGCCCCTGTCCGCGGTCGGCGAGGTGGGCGTGGCCATCAGCCACCTGCGCGCCGCGGACCCCGCCCTCGCCGCCGTCATCGACGCGCACGAGCCCCCCGTGTTCCAGTGCCCGCACCGCCCGTTCCACTCCCTCGTCCGATCCATCCTGTACCAGCAGCTCGCCTTCAAGGCCGCCGCTTCCGTCTACTCTCGGTTCCTCTCGCTCCTCGGCGGCGAGGCCGGCGTGGCCCCCGACGCCGTCCTCGCGCTCACCCCGCACCAGCTGCGCCAGATCGGGGTCTCCCCACGCAAGGCGTCCTACCTCCACGACCTCGCCCGCAAGTATGCCGACGGGATCCTCTCCGACTCCGCCATCGTCAACATGGACGACCGATCCCTCGCCGCCATGCTCACCATGGTCAAGGGCATCGGCGCCTGGAGCGTCCACATGTTCATGATCTTCTCCCTCGCGCGCCCCGACGTACTCCCTTCCGCGGACCTCGGCGTGCGCAAGGGCGTGCAGATGCTCTACGCCCTCGAAGACGTGCCTCGCCCCTCGCAGATGGACAAGCTGTGCGAGCGGTGGCGTCCCTACCGCTCGGTTGGGGCTTGGTACATGTGGCGGCTTATTGAGTCCAAGGTGCCCCAGCCGGCGCCGGCCATCCCTGTCGGATCACTTGCACTCCCTTCGCCGGACGGCCAGATTACgctacagcagcagcaacagcagcagcagacaGTCATCCAAATGATCGACCCCCTTCAGATGCTCCCAGGGATGGGGTGA